Proteins found in one Oribacterium sp. oral taxon 102 genomic segment:
- the dnaB gene encoding replicative DNA helicase codes for MAELDENIIKRVIPHSQEAEQSVIGSMLRDRDAVITATELLRDGDFYQRQYAILFEAMRELFNEAKPVDIVTLQDKLKSKKDVPAELTGTDFLKEIMLSVATSANIRSYCNIVKEKAVLRALIHTNEDIASMCYSATEDVETILAQTEKKIFDLLQRRNTREFTPIEDVAMNVLHNIERASRQKDPITGVPTGFLDLDYRTAGLQKSDLILIAARPSMGKTAFVLNILDYVGVRRNMPAMVFSLEMSKEQLVNRMLSLETLIDADKLRKGTLTDEDWGTLIEGIDKISGANIIIDDTPGISVAELRSKCRKVKLEKGLSLVMIDYLQLMTGSGGKGSENRQQEISEISRSLKALAREMDCPVIALSQLSRACEQRPDHRPMLSDLRESGAIEQDADIVMFLYRDDYYNKDTEHPNEAEVIIAKQRNGPIGTVTLLWQPQYTRFVNAEHS; via the coding sequence ATGGCAGAACTAGACGAAAATATCATCAAGCGTGTGATCCCGCATTCGCAGGAGGCGGAGCAGAGTGTGATCGGTTCGATGCTGCGGGACAGGGACGCCGTCATTACCGCGACAGAGCTCCTGCGCGACGGGGATTTCTACCAGAGGCAGTACGCGATCCTGTTCGAAGCGATGCGGGAGCTCTTCAATGAGGCGAAGCCGGTCGATATCGTCACTCTGCAGGATAAGCTGAAATCCAAGAAGGACGTCCCCGCTGAGCTGACCGGCACGGACTTTCTGAAGGAGATCATGCTTTCTGTCGCGACAAGCGCGAATATCCGGAGCTACTGCAATATCGTGAAGGAAAAGGCGGTGCTCCGCGCGCTGATTCATACCAATGAAGACATCGCGAGCATGTGCTATAGTGCGACGGAGGATGTCGAGACGATTCTCGCCCAGACGGAGAAAAAGATCTTCGATCTGCTGCAGAGAAGGAATACCCGGGAGTTCACGCCGATTGAGGATGTGGCGATGAATGTGCTTCACAATATCGAGAGGGCTTCCCGGCAGAAGGATCCGATCACAGGCGTTCCGACGGGCTTTCTGGATCTGGATTACCGCACCGCGGGGCTGCAGAAGTCGGATCTGATCCTGATCGCCGCCCGTCCGTCCATGGGCAAGACCGCCTTCGTGCTGAATATTCTCGACTATGTCGGGGTGCGGAGGAATATGCCGGCGATGGTATTTTCCCTCGAGATGTCAAAGGAGCAGCTCGTCAACCGCATGCTCTCTCTGGAGACGCTGATCGACGCGGACAAGCTTCGGAAGGGAACACTGACGGACGAGGACTGGGGGACGTTGATCGAAGGGATCGACAAGATCTCCGGTGCAAATATCATTATCGACGATACGCCGGGCATCTCGGTCGCGGAGCTCCGCTCGAAGTGCCGGAAGGTAAAGCTCGAAAAGGGGCTGTCTCTCGTGATGATCGATTATCTCCAGCTGATGACCGGCTCCGGCGGCAAGGGCTCGGAGAACCGTCAGCAGGAAATCTCCGAGATCTCGAGATCTCTGAAGGCGCTCGCCAGAGAGATGGACTGCCCGGTGATCGCGCTTTCGCAGCTCTCCCGTGCCTGTGAGCAGCGTCCGGATCACCGCCCGATGCTTTCGGATCTCCGGGAGTCCGGCGCGATCGAGCAGGACGCAGATATCGTGATGTTCCTGTACCGCGATGACTATTACAATAAGGATACGGAGCATCCGAACGAGGCGGAGGTCATCATCGCGAAGCAGCGGAACGGGCCGATCGGAACGGTGACGCTTCTCTGGCAGCCGCAGTATACCCGCTTCGTCAATGCGGAGCATTCCTGA
- the rplI gene encoding 50S ribosomal protein L9, whose protein sequence is MKVILQKDVKSLGKRGEIVEVNDGYARNFILPSGTGVPADAKNLNTLKLQNQNAEKIAAEKLAEAQAVKEKLEKEKLIFRMKAGKDGRAFGSISTKEVHDELKKQTGIDVDKKKFETDVPMRNFGGYDVRVKLHKDVTAILHVSVQPLA, encoded by the coding sequence ATGAAGGTTATTTTACAGAAGGATGTGAAGTCGCTCGGTAAGAGGGGGGAAATCGTGGAGGTCAATGACGGCTACGCGAGAAACTTTATTCTCCCTTCCGGGACGGGTGTTCCGGCGGATGCGAAGAATCTGAATACGCTGAAGCTGCAGAATCAGAATGCGGAGAAAATCGCTGCGGAGAAGCTCGCGGAGGCGCAGGCTGTGAAGGAGAAGCTTGAGAAGGAGAAGCTGATATTCCGGATGAAGGCGGGCAAGGACGGCAGGGCGTTCGGTTCGATCTCGACGAAGGAGGTGCACGACGAGCTGAAGAAGCAGACGGGCATCGATGTGGATAAAAAGAAATTCGAGACGGATGTTCCGATGCGGAACTTCGGCGGCTATGACGTGCGGGTGAAGCTGCATAAGGATGTGACCGCGATTCTTCACGTCAGCGTACAACCATTGGCATAG
- a CDS encoding DHH family phosphoesterase — MKKSRKPGSLIDSYFMWPLGFIVLMIPALLMVELISVRAGIVLLFFYMLYSILALWLYLSRRKQLLAGLLDFAASANEVQAELFREMPFAYAIVSDNGTVLWQNRAFREIAAGDRSQSGNLLSMFPNIKKEMLREDGAILEIHSSFQDRKYCIDLQRTHIVAGQEEFPTLIDPETKVVAVYLRDETEEIRLNLELEAEHIVCGLIYIDNYEEVLDEIEEVRQSLLTALVDRKINRYVSSVNGLTKKIEKDKYFFVLKQQYLQKLLDDRFSILDEVRQVNIGNEIAVTLSIGIGYGAREYIQNYDYARNSIDMALGRGGDQAIIKSPDKFTYFGGKSQSTERVTRVKARVKAQAFQELLESKDKVLIMGHANGDMDCLGASVGVYRIVTNLGKRAYIVQNRVTPPILPLKERFLNNDDYPRDMFISGAEAKDKVDSNTVLVIVDCNRPSILDEAELLRLCRTIVVFDHHRQSSETIQGAMLSYCEPYASSASEMITEMMQYIGDGIKVRPMEADCLYGGIVIDTQEFTNQTGVRTFEAAAYLRRCGADITRIRKNFREKIGDYQAKAVAISEAEIYREAYAFSTLSSKGLESPTVLCAQTANELLNIRGIKASIVLTKYNETIYVSARSIDEMNVQVLMEKLGGGGHRTIAGAQLREGTIEEAILSVKEAIDQMIAEGEVS; from the coding sequence ATGAAAAAATCAAGAAAACCCGGAAGCCTGATAGACAGCTACTTCATGTGGCCGCTGGGCTTCATCGTACTGATGATTCCGGCGCTGCTGATGGTGGAGCTGATTTCCGTACGTGCGGGAATTGTCCTGCTTTTCTTCTATATGCTCTATAGCATACTCGCGCTCTGGCTGTATCTGTCCCGCAGAAAGCAGCTGCTTGCGGGACTGCTGGACTTCGCGGCATCGGCGAACGAGGTGCAGGCGGAGCTCTTCCGTGAGATGCCCTTTGCCTATGCGATCGTCTCCGACAACGGCACGGTGCTCTGGCAGAACCGCGCCTTCCGGGAGATCGCGGCGGGAGACCGGTCGCAGAGCGGGAATCTCCTCTCTATGTTCCCGAATATCAAGAAGGAAATGCTGCGGGAGGACGGTGCGATTCTGGAGATCCATTCTTCTTTTCAGGACAGGAAATATTGCATCGATCTGCAAAGGACGCATATTGTGGCGGGACAGGAGGAATTCCCGACGCTGATCGACCCGGAGACGAAGGTTGTGGCGGTGTATCTCAGGGACGAGACGGAGGAGATCCGGCTTAACTTAGAGCTTGAGGCGGAGCATATTGTCTGCGGGTTGATTTATATCGACAATTATGAGGAGGTGCTGGACGAGATCGAGGAGGTGCGGCAGTCTCTCCTGACTGCGCTGGTAGACCGTAAGATTAACCGCTATGTTTCCTCGGTGAACGGACTGACGAAGAAGATCGAGAAGGACAAGTATTTCTTCGTACTGAAGCAGCAGTATCTGCAGAAGCTGCTGGACGATCGCTTCTCGATATTGGATGAGGTCCGGCAGGTTAACATCGGCAATGAAATAGCGGTCACATTGAGCATCGGGATCGGCTACGGTGCGAGGGAGTATATTCAGAATTACGATTACGCCAGAAATTCCATTGATATGGCGCTGGGGCGTGGCGGGGATCAGGCGATCATCAAGTCGCCGGATAAGTTTACCTACTTCGGCGGGAAGTCACAGAGCACCGAGCGCGTCACGCGGGTGAAGGCGCGGGTGAAGGCGCAGGCCTTCCAGGAGCTTCTGGAAAGCAAGGATAAGGTGCTGATCATGGGGCACGCGAACGGGGATATGGACTGTCTCGGCGCCTCGGTCGGCGTGTACCGGATCGTGACGAATCTCGGGAAGCGCGCCTATATTGTACAGAACAGGGTTACACCGCCGATCCTCCCACTGAAGGAGCGCTTTTTGAACAATGATGATTATCCGAGGGATATGTTTATCAGCGGCGCGGAGGCAAAGGACAAGGTCGACAGCAATACAGTACTCGTCATCGTGGACTGCAACCGTCCGTCGATACTGGATGAGGCGGAGCTTCTGAGGCTGTGCAGAACCATCGTGGTTTTCGATCATCACAGGCAGAGCTCCGAGACGATACAGGGGGCGATGCTGAGCTACTGCGAGCCGTATGCCTCTTCCGCGTCGGAGATGATCACGGAGATGATGCAGTATATCGGCGATGGCATCAAGGTGCGCCCGATGGAGGCGGACTGCCTCTACGGCGGCATCGTCATTGACACGCAGGAGTTCACGAATCAGACCGGAGTCCGTACCTTCGAGGCAGCTGCCTATCTCCGGAGGTGCGGCGCGGATATTACGAGGATACGGAAGAATTTCCGAGAGAAGATCGGAGACTATCAGGCGAAGGCGGTCGCCATCAGTGAGGCGGAGATCTACCGCGAGGCATATGCTTTCTCCACCCTGTCCAGCAAGGGGCTGGAGAGTCCCACGGTGCTCTGCGCGCAGACCGCGAACGAGCTTCTGAATATCCGTGGCATCAAGGCGAGCATTGTGCTCACGAAATACAATGAGACGATCTATGTATCCGCACGTTCCATCGATGAGATGAACGTGCAGGTGCTGATGGAGAAGCTGGGAGGCGGCGGACATCGTACGATCGCGGGCGCGCAGCTCCGGGAGGGTACGATCGAAGAGGCAATCCTGAGCGTAAAGGAGGCAATCGACCAGATGATTGCGGAAGGAGAGGTGTCATAA
- the rpsR gene encoding 30S ribosomal protein S18, giving the protein MAFQKSDRSARPRRAAGGFRSRKKVCVFCSEKAKPIDYKDIATLRKYISERGKILPRRITGTCATHQRAITVAVKRARHVALLPYQVD; this is encoded by the coding sequence ATGGCATTTCAGAAGTCAGACAGATCTGCAAGACCGAGGAGAGCGGCTGGCGGATTCCGCAGCAGAAAGAAGGTTTGCGTATTCTGCAGCGAGAAGGCGAAGCCGATCGATTATAAGGATATTGCAACCCTGAGAAAGTATATCTCCGAGAGAGGCAAGATTCTCCCGAGAAGAATTACCGGTACCTGTGCGACACATCAGAGAGCGATCACGGTAGCGGTAAAGCGCGCAAGACATGTAGCGCTTCTCCCGTATCAGGTAGACTGA
- a CDS encoding single-stranded DNA-binding protein, which translates to MNRVILMGRLVRDPEIRYSQGENSLAIARYTLAVDRRGRRNQQGDSNQPTADFIRCVAFAQRAEFAEKYMHQGMRMLVSGSIQTGSYQNKDGQTVYTTDIIVDDQEFADSKGQGGGNSGSTGSGSFGNSGFTGGGSSIGDGFMNIPDGVEDEGLPFN; encoded by the coding sequence ATGAACAGAGTTATCCTAATGGGTAGATTGGTAAGAGATCCTGAGATTCGATATTCACAGGGGGAGAACAGTCTGGCGATTGCGAGATATACGCTTGCAGTAGACCGGAGAGGCCGCAGAAACCAGCAGGGGGACAGCAATCAGCCGACCGCGGATTTCATCCGCTGCGTCGCCTTCGCACAGAGAGCGGAGTTCGCTGAGAAGTATATGCACCAGGGGATGAGAATGCTTGTGAGCGGCAGCATCCAGACGGGAAGCTATCAGAACAAGGACGGGCAGACTGTATATACCACGGATATCATTGTGGATGATCAGGAATTCGCGGATAGCAAGGGACAGGGCGGCGGAAACAGCGGAAGCACCGGCAGCGGTTCCTTCGGTAATTCCGGCTTCACAGGAGGCGGAAGCTCTATCGGCGATGGTTTTATGAATATACCTGACGGGGTAGAGGACGAGGGGCTTCCTTTCAACTAA
- the rpsF gene encoding 30S ribosomal protein S6 yields the protein MNKYELCVVLSAKLDDDERAAAIEKIKGYITRYNGTVGENVEEWGKKRLAYEIQHMKEAYYYFIPFTGDANTPNELESQVRIMEPVIRYLVVKPEAETEIAKVPETAAEAE from the coding sequence ATGAACAAGTACGAATTATGCGTTGTTCTGAGTGCGAAGCTCGATGATGACGAGAGAGCAGCAGCCATTGAGAAGATTAAGGGATACATCACCCGCTACAATGGCACTGTGGGAGAGAACGTCGAAGAGTGGGGCAAGAAGAGGCTGGCATATGAGATCCAGCACATGAAGGAAGCCTACTACTACTTCATCCCGTTTACGGGAGACGCCAATACGCCGAACGAGCTCGAGAGTCAGGTTCGCATTATGGAGCCGGTCATCAGATATCTGGTTGTAAAGCCGGAGGCTGAGACGGAAATTGCCAAGGTTCCGGAGACAGCAGCAGAGGCTGAGTAA
- a CDS encoding GNAT family N-acetyltransferase → MKSWELKRLRTLPEKQRSRALYERVFPEDSSRFLDFYYTERCRDNQILAIEAEDELIAMLHINPYTLCVRGERELRRLPLAYLYAVATAEEHRGQGLMTALLTEAFRLLREQGTALSFLIPVDERIYIPFGYERVCDFCTFSELQRLPGIAEDGEMERNEALSECFELFCDRDARYRALISREREIAAEEGGEAAGFPGKPAVMMKVLDRVLLCRELRLPPLLSEHALLQWLRERRMLISEDI, encoded by the coding sequence ATGAAGAGCTGGGAGCTTAAGCGGCTCCGCACCCTGCCCGAGAAGCAGCGGAGCCGCGCACTGTATGAGCGAGTCTTCCCGGAGGATAGCAGCCGGTTTCTGGATTTCTACTATACGGAGCGCTGTAGGGACAACCAGATCCTCGCGATAGAGGCGGAGGATGAGCTTATCGCGATGCTTCACATCAATCCCTACACGCTTTGCGTGAGAGGGGAACGGGAGCTTAGGCGGCTGCCGCTTGCCTATCTCTATGCTGTGGCGACGGCAGAGGAGCACCGCGGACAGGGGCTCATGACTGCGCTTCTCACGGAGGCGTTCCGGCTGCTGCGGGAGCAGGGGACGGCGCTCAGCTTCCTGATCCCGGTGGACGAGCGGATTTATATTCCCTTCGGCTATGAGAGGGTCTGCGACTTCTGTACGTTCTCGGAGCTTCAGCGGCTGCCCGGCATCGCGGAGGACGGAGAAATGGAGCGGAATGAGGCGCTTTCGGAGTGCTTCGAGCTGTTTTGCGACAGAGACGCGCGCTATCGGGCGCTGATCTCCCGGGAACGGGAGATCGCCGCAGAGGAGGGCGGGGAAGCGGCGGGATTTCCGGGGAAGCCTGCCGTGATGATGAAGGTTCTGGACAGGGTGCTGCTCTGCCGGGAGCTTCGGCTCCCGCCGCTTCTCTCGGAGCATGCGCTGCTGCAATGGCTTCGGGAGCGGCGGATGCTGATTTCCGAGGATATATGA
- a CDS encoding DUF2156 domain-containing protein — MELHFHRPRAEEAREIAPYYSLRDNKTCDSGVIDTYLWGAYYDTKVAVAEGRALLLLMRNGEEYFSALPYCREEELGKYFGLLERYFNEELRKPLKIYLADEEGVAALRLTENLSYLVREEQDFRDYIYDAEQLRTLPGRKFHKKKNLVNKFTKEYEGRWEYRSLCCQDKQLVWDFLDRWYQNRSQEDLESGETLEFEVKGIHEILQNCFLIEHRIGGIFLDGRLEAFSIGSYNPREEMACIAIEKGNSEIPGIYQIINQQFLLHEFPDARLVNREDDMGLPGLRRAKESYNPVLYERKFMILQKSFAGYETELQDVYEAKIAVQDSGEGRNEELGA, encoded by the coding sequence ATGGAATTGCATTTTCACAGACCGAGGGCGGAGGAGGCGAGAGAGATCGCGCCGTACTATTCCCTTCGGGACAATAAAACCTGCGACAGCGGGGTGATCGACACTTATCTTTGGGGCGCGTATTACGATACGAAGGTTGCCGTAGCGGAGGGCAGGGCACTGCTTCTCCTGATGCGGAACGGGGAGGAATATTTTTCTGCGCTCCCATACTGCAGAGAGGAGGAGCTCGGGAAGTATTTCGGATTGCTGGAACGATACTTCAATGAGGAGCTGAGGAAGCCGCTGAAGATCTACCTCGCCGACGAGGAGGGGGTGGCGGCGCTGCGCCTCACGGAAAATTTGAGCTATCTCGTAAGGGAAGAGCAGGATTTCAGAGACTATATCTATGATGCGGAGCAGCTCCGCACGCTGCCGGGACGGAAATTTCACAAAAAGAAGAATCTCGTCAATAAATTCACGAAGGAATATGAGGGACGCTGGGAATACCGGAGCCTCTGCTGTCAGGACAAGCAGCTTGTGTGGGATTTTCTGGACCGCTGGTATCAGAACCGCTCACAGGAGGACCTGGAGAGCGGAGAGACGCTGGAGTTTGAAGTGAAGGGCATACATGAGATCCTGCAAAATTGCTTCCTGATCGAGCACCGGATCGGCGGGATCTTTCTGGACGGGAGACTGGAGGCGTTTTCTATCGGCTCTTATAATCCGAGAGAGGAAATGGCGTGCATTGCGATCGAGAAGGGGAATTCCGAGATTCCGGGGATCTACCAGATTATCAATCAGCAGTTCCTGCTCCATGAGTTTCCGGACGCGAGGCTGGTGAATCGGGAGGACGATATGGGACTTCCGGGGCTCCGGCGCGCGAAGGAGAGCTATAATCCCGTACTGTATGAGCGAAAATTCATGATATTACAGAAAAGCTTTGCGGGCTATGAGACAGAGCTGCAGGATGTATATGAGGCGAAGATCGCCGTACAGGATTCGGGAGAGGGCAGGAATGAAGAGCTGGGAGCTTAA
- a CDS encoding tRNA1(Val) (adenine(37)-N6)-methyltransferase, translated as MAERIDDLQCRGYRILQDSEGFCFGMDAVLLANFAAEAVTAGQRTLDLGCGNGIIPILLAAKTEAAELYGLEIQAKAAALARRSVGLNGETERIRILRGDLREIRSTGLGGTMDVVTANPPYMRSGIRNPDSAKLIARHEVLCDFHDVASAAAYALKSGGKFFLVHRPHRLADVLCELRSSRLEPKRMQMVHPYREREANLFVLEAVKDAGRELRVLPPLIVYSAPNIYTAEALRRYRMGV; from the coding sequence ATGGCAGAAAGAATCGATGATCTGCAGTGCAGGGGATACAGGATCCTTCAGGACAGCGAGGGCTTTTGCTTCGGGATGGATGCGGTGCTCCTCGCGAATTTCGCAGCGGAGGCTGTCACAGCGGGACAGCGAACCCTGGATCTCGGCTGCGGCAATGGAATCATTCCGATCCTGCTCGCTGCGAAGACGGAAGCGGCAGAGCTCTATGGATTGGAGATACAGGCGAAGGCGGCAGCGCTGGCGCGCCGAAGCGTCGGGCTGAACGGGGAAACGGAGCGGATCCGCATTCTCCGCGGAGATCTCAGGGAGATCCGAAGCACGGGCCTTGGCGGTACGATGGATGTGGTGACAGCGAATCCGCCGTATATGCGAAGCGGGATCCGGAATCCCGACAGCGCGAAGCTGATCGCGCGGCATGAGGTTCTCTGCGACTTTCATGACGTTGCCTCCGCGGCGGCGTATGCGCTGAAAAGCGGCGGCAAATTCTTCCTCGTGCATCGTCCGCATCGACTGGCAGATGTTCTCTGTGAGCTCCGAAGCAGCAGGCTGGAGCCGAAGCGGATGCAGATGGTGCATCCGTATCGGGAGCGGGAGGCGAACCTTTTTGTGCTGGAAGCGGTCAAGGATGCAGGGCGTGAGCTTCGTGTGCTTCCGCCGCTGATCGTATATAGTGCGCCGAATATATATACGGCGGAGGCGCTGCGGCGTTACCGGATGGGGGTTTAG
- a CDS encoding PSP1 domain-containing protein, with product MIVIGVRFRTAGKVYYFSPGETVFRRGEHAIVETSRGVEYGLVVMGNQEVSEEKIVPPLRTVLRKAGGEDDRRSEENKEKEREAYRICQSKIREHKLEMKLIDVEYTFDRGKVLFYFTADGRVDFRSLVKDLAAIFRTRIELRQVGVRDETKMLGGLGICGRTLCCHSYLSEFAPVSIKMAKEQGLSLNPTNISGVCGRLMCCLKNEEEVYEFLNSKLPNIGDLVTTSEGLRGEVSAVSVLNQKVKVVVSLEKEDEKELREYKVTELRFKPRRRKSEAENGAGGTEKKNHSGERNGRKNR from the coding sequence ATGATCGTAATCGGAGTGAGATTCAGGACGGCGGGGAAGGTGTATTACTTTTCTCCGGGAGAGACCGTGTTCCGGAGAGGGGAGCATGCTATCGTAGAGACCTCAAGAGGCGTGGAGTACGGTCTGGTCGTGATGGGAAATCAGGAGGTCTCGGAGGAGAAGATCGTGCCGCCGCTCCGGACGGTGCTGCGGAAGGCGGGCGGAGAGGACGATAGGAGAAGCGAGGAAAATAAAGAAAAGGAGCGGGAGGCATACCGGATCTGCCAGAGCAAGATCCGGGAGCATAAGCTTGAGATGAAGCTGATCGACGTGGAGTATACCTTCGACCGCGGAAAGGTGCTTTTCTATTTCACGGCGGATGGAAGAGTGGACTTCCGTTCGCTCGTGAAGGATCTCGCCGCGATTTTTCGGACGCGGATAGAGCTTCGGCAGGTAGGCGTCCGGGATGAAACGAAGATGCTTGGCGGGCTGGGAATCTGTGGGCGGACGCTCTGCTGTCACAGCTACCTTTCCGAGTTCGCGCCCGTTTCCATCAAGATGGCGAAGGAGCAGGGGCTTTCTCTGAATCCCACGAACATTTCCGGCGTCTGCGGCAGACTGATGTGCTGTCTGAAGAATGAAGAGGAGGTCTATGAGTTCCTGAACTCGAAGCTGCCGAATATCGGAGATCTCGTGACGACGTCAGAGGGGCTCCGCGGCGAGGTATCCGCGGTATCTGTATTGAATCAGAAGGTGAAGGTCGTTGTCAGTCTGGAGAAGGAGGACGAGAAGGAGCTTCGCGAATACAAGGTGACGGAGCTTCGTTTCAAGCCGCGCAGGAGGAAGTCCGAGGCGGAAAATGGGGCGGGAGGCACAGAAAAGAAGAATCATTCCGGAGAGCGAAATGGCAGAAAGAATCGATGA
- a CDS encoding DNA polymerase III subunit delta' C-terminal domain-containing protein — MKSLRIPEHKINNAYLLVGEELPVLEEAAAVFASSLLLRGTDGDRQESARLRLRSGTHPDLLRITPDKPEENPHIISVENIRRSVTETVGIRPYEAEYKLYLISEAEKMNAQAQNALLKTLEEPPEYVVIVLLSRNAEVFLPTILSRVIELRAAEREPRERFLEFYREEWAKETVALLSELRFRTMGDILDFIKRRNEEKTDTTALYSFIEIILRDVLCYKSARRESLLYGQEIRKEISGLARELSYERLGVATEELSRAMRGIAVNVNRDLQLENLLIRMKEA, encoded by the coding sequence ATGAAATCATTAAGGATACCGGAGCATAAAATCAATAACGCATATCTTTTGGTGGGGGAGGAGCTGCCGGTGCTGGAGGAAGCAGCGGCGGTCTTTGCCTCCTCCCTGCTTCTTCGAGGAACGGACGGAGACCGGCAGGAGAGTGCGCGTCTTCGGCTAAGGTCCGGCACACATCCGGATCTGCTTCGTATCACGCCGGACAAGCCGGAGGAGAATCCGCATATCATCAGCGTGGAAAATATCCGCCGCAGCGTGACGGAGACCGTCGGGATTCGGCCCTATGAGGCGGAATACAAGCTGTACCTCATCTCCGAGGCAGAGAAAATGAATGCGCAGGCGCAGAATGCGCTTCTGAAGACGCTGGAGGAACCGCCGGAATATGTCGTGATCGTATTGCTTTCGCGGAATGCGGAGGTATTTCTGCCGACGATTCTGAGCCGTGTGATCGAGCTTCGGGCGGCGGAGAGGGAGCCGCGGGAGCGTTTTCTCGAATTCTACCGCGAGGAGTGGGCGAAGGAGACCGTAGCGCTGCTCTCCGAGCTCCGCTTCCGCACGATGGGGGATATTCTGGACTTTATTAAGAGGAGGAATGAGGAAAAGACCGACACAACGGCGCTCTACTCCTTTATTGAAATTATTTTACGGGATGTGCTATGCTATAAAAGCGCCAGGAGAGAGAGCCTGCTTTACGGGCAGGAAATCCGGAAGGAGATTTCCGGACTGGCGCGGGAGCTCAGCTATGAGCGGCTGGGCGTGGCGACGGAGGAGCTTTCCAGAGCAATGCGGGGCATCGCGGTCAATGTGAACCGGGATCTGCAGCTGGAAAATCTGTTGATTCGGATGAAAGAGGCGTGA
- a CDS encoding guanylate kinase yields MIYYLMGKSASGKDTVYKRLRARFPAWQEIVPYTTRPIRDGETEGVEYHFISDAEMDRYLREGRVIELRSYDTVYGRWRYATVDDGQICHANAGQDYLMIGTLEGYEGMRRHFGREAIYPIYIEVPYAIREERAISRELGQHIPRLREMRRRFEADEADFSEEKLARAGIVKRYKNIELESCIDEIIKDTGA; encoded by the coding sequence ATGATATACTATCTGATGGGAAAATCCGCCAGCGGAAAGGACACGGTATATAAGCGGCTTCGGGCGCGTTTTCCGGCATGGCAGGAGATCGTCCCCTATACGACGCGGCCGATCCGGGACGGAGAGACGGAGGGGGTGGAGTATCACTTCATTTCCGACGCGGAGATGGATCGTTATCTTCGGGAGGGACGGGTGATCGAGCTTCGAAGCTACGACACGGTTTACGGACGCTGGCGCTATGCCACGGTCGACGATGGGCAGATCTGTCATGCAAATGCGGGTCAGGATTATCTGATGATCGGAACGCTGGAGGGCTATGAGGGAATGCGCCGTCATTTCGGGCGGGAAGCAATCTATCCGATCTATATTGAAGTGCCATATGCGATCCGGGAGGAGCGGGCGATCTCACGGGAGCTCGGGCAGCACATTCCGAGGCTTCGGGAGATGCGCCGTCGTTTCGAGGCGGATGAAGCGGACTTTTCCGAGGAAAAGCTGGCGCGTGCCGGCATTGTGAAGAGATATAAGAACATAGAGCTGGAAAGTTGTATCGATGAAATCATTAAGGATACCGGAGCATAA